The DNA segment TTCGTATAATCAATGGGAATTGATTGTGGAAATTGTTTTGCCTGCTCATGATGATAGATCAACAATTCTTTCCTTCACCTATCTTCACTGCTGAAAAAGGTAGTGTTTGATTACAATGGTTCGATCATAAAAACAACACTGCTCCATGATTTCAtccaattatcataattgatGCAACGCCTCAATATCCTTACCAGCTAGCAACTGTGTGTATGTTCAGAAATCACAATATAAGGTTTTAAAACAAAGCCTTTCACCTAACTATCATTGTCTCACATTCCCATATTTGCTCTATAAAAGCCATGTCTGCCGTATCATCATTGCATCAAGAGCTCGTTGGTGATACAAATCCTGCATCTGTTGTTTTCCAAAAGCACCACAGCCTTCATACACGAAAACTAAAATGACGATGCAAAAGCAATCTCTCTTCTCCTTCTCACTAGCTTTGCTagtttcatttttgtatttcaccAACTCTTCAGCTCAGTTATCACCGGCTGCTTCCCCTCTAAAACCACCCCAATCTACCCCTACACCACCAGCTGCAGCCCCTAAACCATTGGTTCCCTCGTTGCCAGAGTCACCAAGTGATGCAACCCCTGACACTGCAGCAGCTGTTGACATTGTTGGAATCCTGAGGCAGGCCAAGTCATTCAACATCCTTATCCGTCTCATGAAAACCACTCAATTGATCAACCAACTCAATGCACAGCTCCTCACCACTAAGTCAGGTGGCATCACCATTCTTGCACCTGATGACAGTGCCTTCTCTGAACTCAAAGCAGGCTTCCTCAACTCTCTTTCTGATGGCCAAAAGCTCGAGCTCTTACAGTTCCATGTTCTTTCAGAGTATGTGTCTAGCTCCAACTTTGATACTTTAACCAACCCTGTGAGAACACTTGCAGGAGCTAAACCTGGAAAGGTGGAACTGAATGTGATAAGTTATGGAGGGAGTGTGAATATCTCAACAGGGGAGGTTAACACCACCATCACTGGCATTGTATACACAGATAAGCATCTTGCTATTTATAAGGTAGGAAAAGTGCTTCTTCCTATGGACTTCTTTACAGTGGCCAAGGCACCTGCAAAGTCACCCTCTTTAGCACCAGAACCATCTGCAAAGGCTCCTAAAGCAGATAAGGAAAATTCACTGTCCCCAGACTCCTCAGAATCATCTCAGATTAATTCCACAAAGGATAACTCTGGCACAGTGAAAACCATTGTGTATGGAAAGTGGCTGTCCCTTGTTCTTGGAGTAATTCTCGTGACTGTTTTCTCATCATAAACCAGAATAGACTATAATCCATTATATACCATTCAGTTATATTCAAGAGTGCTATGATTTCATGCGTGAAAGGAGTGAGTGTTGAGTACTATTGGTGGTGAATTTATCAGAGTGGATTTGGGATCTGAGATTGTGTATCCCTCTGGTTTTATTATGAGATATGCTATGCTtgtttcaatatattatttatgtaaactTAACAGAGGTTGCTACAATATTTTCCATGTTTCTAATGTAATccgaagaaaaataaatcatgaaaaactgtctcaaattcattaattaaaatctcCAAAGTGTTAGATGTATTTAGGTGTATATCAGGTCATGTTTCAATGTTTGTTTGAGTTTGAACACTCACTAATTATAAACGTTTTGGGTCATGAAAGGAGGCGGGAAAAAGAATTAGGCTAATTTAAGCAAAATAATAGGTTGCATGGCAATACAAAAAGGTTTCACTTTGCAGAAAGACATCAATGGTTTCCCTTCGGTAAAAACCTTAAACATATACCCAAGCTTCTAGTTAGCCATGTGCTTGAAGtaatcaactagagataagaccaatttagagtatataagatgatgcaaacctcatcttacaagctggttttgaggatttgagttagacttaaagtccactttttaACATGATTGAAAATGGGCTGAGCTCAGCAAGCCAGATTGTAAATTTCAATCCGTTTTCAATTAGTGGAACAACCCATTTCACTCTTTTTTATAAGCTTAAATGAATCAAATTAACCCGTTTTGTCATTCCTGCTTTTGAGTTCTTTATGCTTTATTTTGCAACTAATAACCCATTAAAGCAAATCAAAATGTCTTTTACCAcacatttcttattttaatgaGGCTTCAATTCAATTGTAGATCTGCTATAAATATCAGAATAAGCAGAATGGcccaaagaaaaatgttaaggCCAAATCAGTTTTATTTGATGTGAGTACTCAACCTGTATACAGAGTCACCGTGCACCTCTCAAGTAACATTTGCATAGATACATGCATCCAACTATTGTATGATAGTAACATAAGAATTACGATGTTAAAGCAAAACAGCTTAACACTTTCACATCTAGAACAACCTAAAAAGTTTGCCTTATCAACTTTATTGTCTGTCTTAATCTAGATTCTAGATCAACCTTAAAGGTGAAGACTTAAGGCTGTCTAGGAATAAACCTAGACTTGGTTCAAGGTAgtgtaaataatatattgaaatttaagaaCATGATCCACCTGTATCTATGTTGAATAAAACCTGCAAAATAGTTTGCAGaaacattttattaagatatgaattatttaaattgacaATCAAggttatatataaaatcattgataaaaaaaagtagttacATATACCAAAAGTAGTTACATATACCAATGACACTTCATTTGCTAATACAAATATAGTTAATTCATCcatttaaaatccaaaaaaaagtgaacaaaaaaTTGTCTAATTCATTTTAGACATTTCACTACTTATTGATCACCATTGAAAAATATACCCTCTAAGTTAGATTCACTTAAAGACAAATTTAAATCAAGGCGGAGAAACACAAAATATGagaattttttatgaaattctaCACTGGCAAAAAGCTTCATCAG comes from the Vigna radiata var. radiata cultivar VC1973A chromosome 2, Vradiata_ver6, whole genome shotgun sequence genome and includes:
- the LOC106754926 gene encoding fasciclin-like arabinogalactan protein 12, producing the protein MTMQKQSLFSFSLALLVSFLYFTNSSAQLSPAASPLKPPQSTPTPPAAAPKPLVPSLPESPSDATPDTAAAVDIVGILRQAKSFNILIRLMKTTQLINQLNAQLLTTKSGGITILAPDDSAFSELKAGFLNSLSDGQKLELLQFHVLSEYVSSSNFDTLTNPVRTLAGAKPGKVELNVISYGGSVNISTGEVNTTITGIVYTDKHLAIYKVGKVLLPMDFFTVAKAPAKSPSLAPEPSAKAPKADKENSLSPDSSESSQINSTKDNSGTVKTIVYGKWLSLVLGVILVTVFSS